A window of Aurantibacillus circumpalustris genomic DNA:
CTAAAGGGTTATAGCGTTTTAAGGTAAGATTCGCGTCGTTTAAAATTTGATCCTTTCGCACTAGATATAACGATTTGTCAATGATATTTTTATGAACCATTTCTGCCATTAATCCATATACCGCTTCTTTGTATTCCTCATACCTAGTTAGACTTAGCATTCCCGGAAAAAACTTTTTACATAATTCAAGTGAATCGTGAAGCACATAAAACACATCGCGCACTGTATTTCCTGCTCCAACCAGTGGGGTTTCAGCCATTATCAAATTATAAAACTCTGAATAAGAATTTTGCGTCTTTAAATAAGCGAGACCCTTTAAAAGGCAAAGCTGCAAATAAAAACTATCGGTATATTGTTTATAAAGGTCTTTATATGGTTTGATTATTTTCTCATTTTCAAACGTACCTCCATTTACAAATAACTGGGCACGACTATCCTCGCTAACTGAGTTAATTTTAGGAGTCGCAATAAATTTAATAAAATCACCTGCAAAATCCTTTTGAAAACCAATAACTTCGACAGAATGATTCGCCATTTGCTTTACAGCTGTGTCGCTACTGACCAGATCGTTTAATAAATCTGCAAAACCACTCACAAAAATATTTTTTCCTATGAGTGTATCAATTGGCCTAAATGATTCCATAAAATCCTTTGCCCATCCCTTTAACCCAATCGTTGTATCAAATGGTACTGACAGTTCGTGTAACAATCCATTTTTAATAAAAACTTTTACCATTATAGCACGAGAGGTTGCAGTGTCTTTTAAATTGCAGGTGTAGTTAAATAAACCATCTTTAAATTCAACTTTTTTATCACTTGCATACATGGTTGTAGAACTAGTATAGGTCTTCGTAATTTTATCTTCTATTTTATTCTCATTTCTATAATCATAATCGTTGTACTTTTCATAAGTGATGCTTACATATTCATTACTCGAAGGAGAATAATAATATTTACTTTCGGTTCTAAAATTATAGTCCTTGTTCTTTTTTTCTGGAAGTGTGTCTTTTTTTATTTTGCTTGCTTCATAAGCTTTCGCAAAAGCCTGATTGAAGCGACTTAGCGCATTATCGCTAACTTCATCTTTTGCTTTAAAATAAAAGCCTTTATCGGTAATTTCTGTTATCGGATTTATATAATTAAAGTCAAATAACTTAAAGCTGGTGAAGAAATTATCATTAAAAGAAACTTCATTTTCTGAAATGAGATAAATCAAATAGTAATGCACCCCCTTTATAAAAAGTTTTGCTTGAAAATTTAAAGCGGCATCGTTTTTACCTTTGAAGCGTATGCATGGAAACCCCTGTTCATTCTCGATCTTATAATCATTGCTATTTACAAATTTATAATTCAGCAAAATGTTCTTTGCAAATTGATTGAGTTCAAAAGTATCTTCTTCTAAATAATTAAAATCATTGTACACGGCTCGTTTCATACCGTAAAACTTTTTTAATGATTTGTTATAACTGCATAAATCTTCAACAGGCCCTAAGAGTGAGGAGCTGTTGAGTTTTGAATAATTGCAATTTGTAGGTATGCTAACACTAAATCCGCCTGTAATTGGCGTGAAATTAACCAGTCTGTCAGGTTTCGGATTAAATAGAATAGAACTAAAAAACTGTTTTGATTCTATATTACTGGCATAATTTAACTTACCACCCAACTTAAACATAATCATTTCTAAATCAGTAAAATAAATCTGATAATGTTGTTCGTCGCCACGGCGCGTTTTATTAATAATTTCAATTCCTTTAATACCATTATTACTTATAATTTCTTTTTTCAAAATTATTTTTCCAGGAATATTTTCAAATAAAAGGCTATCGACTTTTTGCATTAACATTTCGGGACTAACGCTAAATATTGGTCCAAGATGTTTGAGTCTTACTATAGTGTAAAAACTTCCGTTAACCATATCGGCATGGATGTAATATTTTAAATGGCCAAGATCAACAATAGGATATAGTTTTCCAGGTAAATTCATTGAGAAGAGGGAGTCACTAATCACTTGCTTTTGAAATACAACCGGTTTTACTTTTTGATCCAACTCATCGCGCAATGCATGACTCTTTTTGGAAATCTTCGGCATTATGGGCTCAAGTTTATACCCTTTTTTTCTTAATAGTTCAATAACACCATTTTCTCCTGGTAAATGAGCTGCTCCTACTCCACTAAAAATAATTTTTGTTTTTAAAACCGAATCTATGGTATTTACAAAAAAGATATTTCTGTCATCAATTAAGTACTTTTGAGTATTTTTAGAACTCACTAGTTTACTTAGGCTATCAAGCTTATCAAGATCTCCTTCTCTATAAGCGTCTTCAATATGTTGTGTTGCAGAAAAATAATTACGCGAAGAAGTAATATTCACTTCTTCATCTGGCATGGCCGCCAAACGTGCCTTTATTTGAGATTGAGTAAAATCTTCTAAACTTATAAGTTGCTTACCCAACTTAGATGCCGACTGGTAGATAAATAGATCGATATAAGTACTTTCTTCAAAATTCTCTTTTGCTTTATTTTGTCTATACAAAAGCCCATTAATTATATCTGGATCATAACTTAAAATCCCTTGTAACATTCGTTT
This region includes:
- a CDS encoding TraB/GumN family protein, encoding MIFDFDMKRLIVFLCLFPLLIFSQSQKKYPALLWKISGNGLKKPSYLYGTMHVSNRVAYNLSEQFFEALQSVDVVGLETNPGEWLENMEKTGELEELSQLRSSNYYSGDFYKTAFTASFPEKRMLQGILSYDPDIINGLLYRQNKAKENFEESTYIDLFIYQSASKLGKQLISLEDFTQSQIKARLAAMPDEEVNITSSRNYFSATQHIEDAYREGDLDKLDSLSKLVSSKNTQKYLIDDRNIFFVNTIDSVLKTKIIFSGVGAAHLPGENGVIELLRKKGYKLEPIMPKISKKSHALRDELDQKVKPVVFQKQVISDSLFSMNLPGKLYPIVDLGHLKYYIHADMVNGSFYTIVRLKHLGPIFSVSPEMLMQKVDSLLFENIPGKIILKKEIISNNGIKGIEIINKTRRGDEQHYQIYFTDLEMIMFKLGGKLNYASNIESKQFFSSILFNPKPDRLVNFTPITGGFSVSIPTNCNYSKLNSSSLLGPVEDLCSYNKSLKKFYGMKRAVYNDFNYLEEDTFELNQFAKNILLNYKFVNSNDYKIENEQGFPCIRFKGKNDAALNFQAKLFIKGVHYYLIYLISENEVSFNDNFFTSFKLFDFNYINPITEITDKGFYFKAKDEVSDNALSRFNQAFAKAYEASKIKKDTLPEKKNKDYNFRTESKYYYSPSSNEYVSITYEKYNDYDYRNENKIEDKITKTYTSSTTMYASDKKVEFKDGLFNYTCNLKDTATSRAIMVKVFIKNGLLHELSVPFDTTIGLKGWAKDFMESFRPIDTLIGKNIFVSGFADLLNDLVSSDTAVKQMANHSVEVIGFQKDFAGDFIKFIATPKINSVSEDSRAQLFVNGGTFENEKIIKPYKDLYKQYTDSFYLQLCLLKGLAYLKTQNSYSEFYNLIMAETPLVGAGNTVRDVFYVLHDSLELCKKFFPGMLSLTRYEEYKEAVYGLMAEMVHKNIIDKSLYLVRKDQILNDANLTLKRYNPLATKAPSSNDQANFDYLEKSAKELAQSIKGSLDGLANNTFYKGSGYLRNLDSYNRPPLVNYAWLLSPFYKTDEKAKQFFEKIVKIKTQDILMPVTIDLLKHGVILNDTIITYYSKNKFTATFFYSELEKEKLTDKFDKKYLTQQNLIQSLVLSQKKLTNFYNDQKNNTKSDSIVLIKELAAKNKYENGKMYIYKLSGNKNEEEYWTAVFINNSKEAITSKIEMVHPNYFIDKTKTENENMNELLEYFALSYRKRAQEKSSSYQ